The following are from one region of the Streptomyces decoyicus genome:
- a CDS encoding RNA 2'-phosphotransferase translates to MNNQRSVRISKYLAKHLRHEPERIGITLDPQGWVPVEELMAAAARHGFRFSRAELEAVVVGNDKQRYAIEDGRVRAQQGHSVRVDLDLPPTVPPTQLFHGTAVRSVAAIRDEGLRPMSRHAVHLSTDRETATRVGARRGRPVVLTVDAAAMHRAGHVFRVSGNGVWLTSHVPAQFLRFPG, encoded by the coding sequence ATGAACAACCAGCGCTCCGTGCGCATCTCGAAGTATCTGGCGAAACATCTGCGCCATGAACCGGAGCGGATCGGCATCACCCTCGATCCCCAGGGCTGGGTGCCCGTGGAAGAGCTCATGGCAGCGGCCGCGCGACATGGATTCCGTTTCTCCCGGGCGGAGTTGGAGGCAGTCGTCGTCGGCAACGACAAGCAGCGATACGCCATCGAGGACGGCCGGGTCCGCGCCCAACAGGGCCACTCGGTACGCGTCGACCTCGATCTGCCGCCGACCGTACCGCCTACCCAGCTCTTCCACGGCACGGCGGTCCGCAGTGTGGCCGCCATCCGGGACGAGGGGCTGCGGCCGATGTCGCGGCACGCCGTCCATCTCTCGACCGACCGTGAGACCGCGACCCGGGTGGGCGCGCGGCGCGGCAGGCCCGTGGTCCTCACCGTCGACGCGGCCGCGATGCACCGCGCCGGCCATGTCTTCCGGGTCAGCGGCAACGGGGTCTGGCTCACCAGCCATGTACCCGCACAGTTCCTGCGATTCCCGGGCTGA
- a CDS encoding PadR family transcriptional regulator produces MSLRHAVLGLLAEAPASGYDLMKLFNASLSSVWPATQSQVYGELTKLTTAGLVEVAAHGPRGRKEYAITDDGMAELRHWLTEVEPSGPQRHDGLLRVFFLGVVTPLEAQTYLLHQAERAARTRATLEHIEETAEWDEEMISVYGRIALEYGLRMSATQEEWARWAADEVTSAKARKASELARAQHKEGRQSQEK; encoded by the coding sequence ATGAGCCTGAGACATGCCGTGCTGGGCCTGCTGGCCGAGGCCCCGGCGAGCGGATACGACCTGATGAAGCTGTTCAACGCCTCGCTGTCGAGCGTCTGGCCGGCCACACAGAGCCAGGTGTACGGCGAGCTCACCAAGCTCACGACCGCCGGCCTCGTCGAGGTCGCCGCCCACGGCCCCCGCGGCCGCAAGGAATACGCGATCACCGACGACGGCATGGCAGAGCTGCGCCACTGGCTCACCGAGGTCGAGCCCAGCGGCCCCCAGCGCCATGACGGCCTGCTGCGCGTCTTCTTCCTCGGCGTCGTCACACCGCTGGAGGCGCAGACATATCTCCTGCATCAGGCCGAGCGCGCCGCGCGCACCCGCGCCACGCTTGAACACATCGAAGAGACCGCCGAGTGGGACGAGGAGATGATTTCGGTCTACGGGCGGATCGCGCTGGAGTACGGCCTGCGGATGTCGGCGACCCAGGAGGAATGGGCCCGTTGGGCAGCTGACGAGGTGACCAGCGCAAAGGCGAGAAAGGCGAGTGAACTCGCGAGGGCGCAGCACAAGGAAGGCCGGCAGAGCCAAGAGAAGTGA
- the cydD gene encoding thiol reductant ABC exporter subunit CydD translates to MKPVDPRLLRYAHATRGFLVAVVVLGLAGAGLVIGQAMLIAEIVVGAFQHDLDLGALTTPVALLAAISVGRGLIAWLTELAAHRAGAAVKSELRMRLIERAAQLGPGAVIGRADGGAQAPGAYGPEAAGEPDGAGTLEMRTGELTALATRGIDALDDYFARYLPQLGLAVVVPLAVLARIVTGDWISALTIVLTLPLIPLFMILIGWATQARMDRQWRLLARLSGHFLDVVEGLPTLKVFGRAKAQAASIRAITGAYRRATLRTLRIAFLSSFALELLATISVALVAVGIGMRLVHGELDLYTGLMVLVLAPEAYLPLRQVGAQYHAAAEGLSAAEEIFAVLETPLRTPGTAPAPEGTALAVEDLVVRHPGRSADSLPATSFEVRPGETVALVGPSGAGKSTLLSVLLGFTEPHGGRALVDGRDIASLSPESWRQRIAWVPQHPHLFAGTIAENVRLARPDADAAAVRTALGDAGALDFIDALPDGMATRLGESGAGLSAGQRQRLALARAFLADRPILLLDEPTANLDGATEEAVVAAVRRLAVGRTVLLVVHRPALLAVADRVVRLPEPVGAAVGTEPMEAVGAGPREGAAAVAPPAKTAVEPAAADRDSTKAEAEAEGSDAGPESGTEPDLGRGSALTRLRRTARAHRAQFAVALLLGSLALGSAVGLMATSGWLISRAAQQPPVLYLMVAVTATRAFGIGRAIFRYAERLVAHDAVFRMLADVRVAVFRRLERLAPARLKERSRGDLLSRLVADVDAGQDYFLRWLLPAGAAVLVGAGAVGFTGWLLPEAGAILAVGLLLAGVGVPVLSGALARRAERQVAPARGRLATRVVDVLTGTAELTVAGALPARTDSVRRADRDLTRIAARSATVAGTGAGLSALLCGLTVAAAAVAAVQAVHAGRLTGVALAVVVLTPLAAFEAVTGLPLAVQYRRRTRHAAERVFEVLDAPVPVQEPATPADAPEAPFPLAVRDLTARHPGQGRPALDGVGFTLAAGRRLAVVGPSGSGKTTLAQVLLRFLDREGGTYTLAGTDAQAVDGDAVRRLVGLCAQDAHLFDSSLRENLKLARRDRRDAAGDGDQDLWDALVRARLADWVRGLPDGLDTMVGEHGARLSGGQRQRLALARALLADFPVLVLDEPAEHLDLATADALTADLLAATEGRTTVLITHRLTGLDAVDEVLVLDQGRAVQRGSYAELAAADGPFRRMLERERAVDAAYGEVQVIAQGDAQPVA, encoded by the coding sequence GTGAAACCGGTCGACCCGCGTCTGCTCCGCTACGCCCACGCCACCCGCGGCTTCCTCGTCGCGGTGGTGGTACTCGGGCTTGCCGGAGCGGGCCTGGTCATCGGCCAGGCGATGCTGATTGCCGAGATCGTGGTCGGGGCGTTCCAGCACGATCTCGATCTCGGCGCGCTGACCACACCGGTGGCGCTGCTCGCCGCGATCTCCGTCGGGCGTGGTCTGATCGCCTGGCTCACCGAGCTGGCCGCGCACCGTGCCGGCGCGGCGGTCAAGTCCGAGCTGCGGATGCGGCTGATCGAGCGGGCGGCGCAGCTGGGGCCCGGCGCGGTGATCGGCCGCGCGGACGGCGGCGCGCAGGCCCCGGGTGCGTACGGTCCGGAGGCGGCCGGCGAGCCCGACGGTGCGGGCACCCTGGAGATGCGTACCGGCGAACTCACCGCCCTCGCCACCCGCGGCATCGACGCCCTCGACGACTACTTCGCCCGCTATCTGCCGCAGCTGGGGCTGGCCGTCGTCGTCCCCCTCGCGGTGCTGGCCAGGATCGTCACCGGGGACTGGATCTCTGCGCTCACCATCGTCCTCACCCTGCCGCTGATCCCGCTGTTCATGATCCTGATCGGCTGGGCCACCCAGGCGCGGATGGACCGCCAGTGGCGGCTGCTCGCCCGGCTGTCCGGCCACTTCCTCGACGTCGTCGAGGGCCTGCCGACCCTCAAGGTCTTCGGCCGGGCCAAGGCCCAGGCAGCCTCCATCCGGGCCATCACCGGCGCATACCGCCGGGCGACGCTGCGCACCCTGCGGATCGCCTTTCTCTCCTCCTTCGCGCTCGAACTCCTCGCCACCATCTCCGTCGCGCTGGTCGCGGTCGGCATCGGTATGCGGCTGGTGCACGGCGAGCTCGACCTCTACACCGGCCTGATGGTGCTGGTACTGGCGCCCGAGGCGTATCTGCCGCTGCGGCAGGTCGGTGCGCAGTACCACGCCGCCGCCGAGGGACTCTCGGCCGCGGAGGAGATCTTCGCGGTACTGGAGACACCGCTGCGGACCCCCGGCACCGCACCCGCGCCCGAGGGCACCGCGCTGGCCGTGGAGGATCTGGTGGTCCGCCACCCCGGGCGCTCCGCCGACTCACTTCCGGCGACCTCGTTCGAGGTCCGGCCCGGCGAGACCGTCGCACTGGTCGGCCCCTCCGGCGCGGGCAAGTCCACGTTGCTGAGCGTGCTGCTCGGCTTCACCGAACCGCATGGCGGCCGGGCTCTCGTCGACGGCCGGGACATCGCCTCCCTCTCCCCCGAGAGCTGGCGGCAGCGGATCGCCTGGGTTCCGCAGCACCCGCATCTGTTCGCCGGCACCATCGCCGAGAACGTACGGCTGGCGCGCCCGGATGCCGACGCCGCCGCGGTGCGCACCGCCCTGGGCGACGCGGGCGCGCTGGACTTCATCGACGCGCTGCCGGACGGCATGGCGACCCGGCTCGGCGAGTCCGGTGCCGGGCTCTCGGCCGGCCAGCGCCAGCGCCTCGCGCTCGCCCGCGCCTTCCTCGCCGACCGTCCGATCCTGCTCCTGGACGAGCCCACCGCGAACCTGGACGGCGCCACCGAGGAGGCGGTCGTGGCCGCGGTCCGCCGGCTCGCGGTCGGCCGTACGGTCCTGCTCGTCGTGCACCGGCCGGCGCTGCTGGCGGTGGCGGACCGGGTGGTGCGGCTGCCGGAGCCGGTGGGGGCGGCGGTCGGTACGGAGCCGATGGAAGCGGTGGGTGCGGGACCGCGCGAGGGAGCGGCCGCGGTGGCTCCGCCTGCGAAGACGGCCGTGGAACCGGCCGCTGCGGACCGGGACTCCACCAAGGCCGAGGCCGAGGCCGAGGGATCGGACGCGGGCCCGGAGTCCGGCACCGAGCCCGACCTTGGCCGCGGCTCGGCGCTCACCCGGCTGCGCCGGACGGCCCGTGCCCATCGGGCGCAGTTCGCGGTGGCGCTGCTGCTCGGAAGCCTCGCGCTGGGCAGTGCGGTGGGCCTGATGGCGACCTCCGGCTGGCTGATCTCGCGGGCGGCACAGCAGCCGCCGGTGCTCTATCTGATGGTGGCGGTGACCGCGACCAGGGCGTTCGGTATCGGCCGTGCGATCTTCCGGTACGCCGAGCGGCTGGTCGCCCATGACGCGGTGTTCCGGATGCTCGCCGACGTACGCGTCGCCGTCTTCCGGCGGCTGGAGCGGCTGGCGCCGGCCAGGCTCAAGGAGCGCAGCCGTGGCGATCTGCTGTCGCGGCTGGTGGCCGATGTCGATGCGGGACAGGACTACTTCCTCCGCTGGCTGCTGCCCGCAGGGGCGGCGGTGCTGGTCGGCGCCGGCGCGGTCGGTTTCACCGGATGGCTGCTGCCCGAGGCCGGCGCGATCCTCGCCGTCGGGCTGCTGCTCGCGGGTGTGGGGGTGCCGGTGCTCTCGGGTGCGCTGGCCCGGCGGGCGGAGCGGCAAGTGGCCCCCGCCCGCGGACGGCTGGCCACCCGTGTCGTCGATGTGCTCACCGGTACCGCCGAGTTGACGGTGGCCGGTGCCCTCCCCGCCCGTACGGATTCGGTACGGCGCGCGGACCGGGACCTGACCCGGATCGCCGCCCGCTCGGCCACCGTCGCCGGGACCGGCGCCGGGCTGTCGGCGCTGCTGTGCGGGCTGACGGTCGCCGCGGCGGCGGTGGCCGCGGTCCAGGCCGTCCACGCGGGCCGGCTGACGGGCGTCGCGCTGGCCGTCGTCGTGCTCACCCCGCTCGCCGCGTTCGAGGCGGTGACGGGGCTGCCGCTCGCCGTGCAGTACCGGCGGCGCACCCGGCACGCCGCCGAGCGGGTCTTCGAGGTGCTGGACGCCCCGGTCCCGGTGCAGGAGCCGGCCACTCCGGCCGATGCTCCCGAGGCACCGTTCCCGCTGGCCGTACGGGATCTGACCGCGCGCCACCCGGGACAGGGCCGGCCGGCGCTGGACGGCGTCGGCTTCACCCTGGCGGCCGGCCGCCGGCTCGCCGTCGTCGGCCCGTCCGGCTCCGGCAAGACCACGTTGGCGCAGGTGCTGCTGCGCTTCCTGGACCGGGAAGGGGGGACGTACACGCTGGCCGGAACGGATGCCCAGGCGGTGGACGGTGACGCGGTCCGGCGGCTGGTGGGGCTGTGTGCGCAGGACGCGCACCTCTTCGACAGCTCGCTGCGGGAGAACCTCAAGCTCGCCCGCCGGGACCGCCGGGACGCCGCGGGCGACGGCGACCAGGACCTGTGGGACGCGCTCGTCCGGGCACGGCTCGCGGACTGGGTGCGCGGGCTGCCCGACGGCCTGGACACCATGGTCGGGGAGCACGGCGCCCGGCTGTCCGGCGGCCAGCGGCAGCGACTGGCCCTGGCGCGTGCGCTGCTCGCGGACTTCCCGGTACTCGTCCTGGACGAGCCCGCCGAGCACCTCGATCTGGCCACCGCCGATGCGCTGACCGCCGATCTGCTGGCCGCGACCGAGGGCCGTACGACGGTCCTGATCACCCACCGGCTCACCGGTCTCGATGCGGTCGACGAAGTGCTGGTCCTGGACCAGGGGCGGGCCGTGCAGCGCGGGAGTTACGCGGAGCTGGCCGCGGCCGACGGGCCGTTCCGGCGGATGCTGGAGCGCGAGCGGGCGGTGGACGCGGCGTACGGCGAGGTGCAGGTGATCGCACAGGGCGACGCACAGCCGGTGGCATGA
- a CDS encoding LLM class flavin-dependent oxidoreductase, with protein sequence MRLSTVILPVRRWSQGGREAWQRAEELGFHAAYTYDHLSWRSFRDQAWFGALPTLTAAAAATSRMRLGTLVTSPNFRHPVTLAKELISLDDISDGRITLGIGAGGNGFDATALGQEPWAPRERADRFAEFVGLLDRLLTQDVVSYAGDHYSAHEVRNIPGCVQRPRLPFAVAATGPRGLKLAARYGQAWVTTGDPKVSNGGGTPDESREAIRGQLERLGKACADQGRDFADLKKIMLTGFTPDSPLDSVDAFVDFAGRHAELGIDELVLHWPIADSVFEADVAVFERIATEGPAQLAAR encoded by the coding sequence ATGCGACTGAGCACCGTGATACTCCCTGTCCGCCGCTGGTCCCAAGGCGGGCGGGAGGCGTGGCAGCGCGCCGAGGAGCTTGGCTTCCACGCCGCGTACACCTATGACCACCTCTCCTGGCGGAGCTTCCGGGACCAGGCCTGGTTCGGCGCCCTTCCGACGCTGACCGCGGCCGCCGCCGCGACCTCCCGGATGCGGCTGGGCACCCTCGTCACCTCGCCGAACTTCCGGCATCCGGTCACCCTCGCCAAGGAACTGATCTCGCTCGACGACATCAGCGACGGCCGGATCACCCTGGGCATCGGGGCCGGCGGCAACGGCTTCGACGCCACCGCGCTCGGCCAGGAGCCCTGGGCGCCGCGGGAACGGGCCGACCGCTTCGCCGAGTTCGTCGGGCTGCTGGACCGGCTGCTGACCCAGGATGTCGTCTCATACGCCGGCGACCACTACTCCGCGCACGAGGTCCGCAACATCCCCGGTTGTGTGCAGCGGCCGCGGCTGCCGTTCGCGGTGGCGGCCACCGGGCCGCGCGGGCTGAAGCTGGCCGCCCGGTACGGCCAGGCCTGGGTGACGACCGGCGATCCCAAGGTCTCCAACGGGGGCGGAACGCCGGATGAGTCGAGGGAGGCGATCCGCGGACAGCTCGAGCGGCTGGGGAAGGCCTGTGCCGATCAGGGGCGGGACTTCGCCGACCTGAAGAAGATCATGCTGACCGGCTTCACCCCCGACAGCCCGCTGGACTCCGTCGACGCCTTTGTCGACTTCGCCGGACGCCACGCCGAGCTGGGCATCGACGAGCTGGTCCTGCACTGGCCGATCGCCGACTCGGTCTTCGAGGCCGATGTCGCGGTCTTCGAGCGGATCGCCACGGAGGGGCCGGCGCAGCTGGCCGCCCGGTAG
- a CDS encoding sensor histidine kinase yields MEAATEATRSLQGLSSELTARVPQLLEAMRTVGAGLDLHITLDRIVETAAELADARYAAIGIIDDAREGLSDFVTYGVNGAAHERIGALPDGHKGLLGALIHDPKPLRLGDLTKDPRSAGFPPGHPPMRTFLGVPIRVQGEIFGNLYLTEKRGGAEFSEEDLHMVRVLATEAGIAIGNARVHAATRQRERWIDGSVAVTTELLAGSDVDDALAVVAEQARKLADSAAGIVLLPDEEGGLEIVAVSADAPAGIMGTQIPPDSPVVEQLLAGEPVFVHDSATDPRMVTDIAARFGPSMMLPLKSGGRVLGTLATPRARGARPFTGAERTLATQFAAQAALALVLADAQRDRERLAVYEDRDRIARDLHDLVIQRLFATGMILESAQRRSVVPEVAQGVGKAVDELDVTIQEIRTAIFALQQGPAEAPSGLRTRVLREIGTAAVPLGFQPSAGFIGPVDSRVGELTGKNLIAALREALSNAFRHAQASRIDVVVDATIRLPDGADGVRLTVADDGIGISDGGRRSGLKNLAKRAESLGGSSSYGPGLGADGTGTMVRWEAPL; encoded by the coding sequence ATGGAGGCCGCCACCGAGGCGACCCGCAGTCTCCAGGGCCTGTCGTCCGAGCTGACCGCGCGGGTGCCGCAGCTGCTGGAAGCGATGCGTACGGTCGGTGCCGGTCTTGATCTGCACATCACCCTGGACCGGATCGTGGAGACCGCCGCCGAGCTCGCCGACGCCCGCTATGCCGCGATCGGGATCATCGACGATGCCCGCGAGGGGCTGTCGGACTTTGTGACGTACGGCGTGAACGGGGCAGCGCACGAGCGGATCGGCGCGCTGCCGGACGGTCACAAGGGCCTGCTCGGCGCACTCATCCATGATCCCAAGCCGCTGCGCCTGGGCGACCTCACGAAGGACCCCCGGTCGGCAGGGTTCCCGCCCGGACACCCGCCGATGCGGACGTTCCTCGGGGTGCCGATCCGCGTCCAGGGCGAGATCTTCGGCAATCTCTATCTGACCGAGAAGCGCGGCGGCGCGGAGTTCAGTGAGGAAGACCTGCACATGGTGCGGGTGCTGGCCACCGAGGCCGGTATCGCGATCGGCAACGCCAGGGTGCATGCGGCGACCCGGCAGCGGGAGCGGTGGATCGACGGCTCCGTGGCGGTGACCACCGAACTCCTCGCCGGCAGCGATGTCGACGACGCACTCGCGGTGGTCGCCGAGCAGGCCCGCAAGCTGGCGGACTCGGCGGCCGGCATCGTGCTGCTGCCCGACGAGGAGGGCGGTCTGGAGATCGTCGCGGTGTCGGCGGACGCCCCCGCCGGGATCATGGGGACGCAGATTCCGCCCGACAGCCCGGTGGTCGAACAACTCCTCGCCGGGGAGCCGGTGTTCGTACACGACTCGGCCACCGACCCACGGATGGTCACGGATATCGCGGCCCGCTTCGGCCCCAGCATGATGCTGCCGCTCAAAAGCGGCGGACGGGTGCTCGGCACCCTGGCGACACCGCGGGCCCGGGGCGCCCGCCCGTTCACCGGTGCCGAGCGGACGCTGGCCACCCAGTTCGCGGCGCAGGCCGCGCTGGCGCTGGTGCTGGCCGACGCCCAGCGCGACCGCGAGCGGCTCGCCGTCTACGAGGACCGCGACCGGATCGCCCGTGACCTGCACGATCTCGTCATTCAACGGCTGTTCGCGACGGGCATGATCCTTGAGAGCGCACAGCGCAGATCCGTCGTGCCCGAGGTGGCACAGGGCGTCGGCAAGGCCGTGGACGAGCTGGACGTCACCATCCAGGAGATCAGGACCGCGATCTTCGCCCTGCAACAGGGCCCGGCCGAGGCGCCGTCCGGGCTGCGGACCAGGGTCCTGCGCGAGATCGGCACCGCCGCCGTACCGCTCGGCTTCCAGCCGTCGGCCGGCTTCATCGGCCCGGTCGACTCCCGGGTCGGCGAGCTGACCGGCAAAAACCTGATCGCCGCGCTGCGTGAGGCGCTGTCGAACGCCTTCCGGCACGCCCAGGCCTCCCGGATCGATGTCGTCGTCGACGCCACGATCCGGCTTCCGGACGGTGCCGACGGAGTCCGTCTGACCGTCGCCGACGACGGCATCGGCATCTCGGACGGCGGTCGCCGCAGCGGCCTCAAGAACCTCGCCAAGCGCGCGGAGTCACTGGGCGGCTCCAGCTCCTACGGCCCGGGGCTGGGCGCGGACGGCACGGGGACGATGGTCAGGTGGGAGGCGCCGCTGTGA
- a CDS encoding HAD hydrolase family protein, translating into MTDAPATPLRAPETAVAPRLIATDLDGTLLHDDKTVSDRTIAALAAAEQAGIEVFFVTGRPARWMGVVSDHVHGHGLAICANGAAVVDLHRGGRIVEVSPLERTVALAVVDALRSAAPGTSFAVERTGGIHYEPQYPPLLLDPAAAVAPAEKLLADDFVSTLCPEANKPDATRGPDGRSAAAHSPSDSAGPAFPDQPVIKLLAHHPELDPDTFLQLARTAAGDLASFTRSSPTALLEISGPGVSKAGTLARCCAERGISPDEVVAFGDMPNDIEMLSWAGTSYAMANAHPDVLAATTGRTASNNDDGVAAVIERILHDGGPRGDRSH; encoded by the coding sequence GTGACTGATGCCCCCGCCACACCACTACGGGCGCCCGAAACGGCCGTTGCGCCCCGGCTGATCGCCACCGACCTCGACGGCACGCTGCTGCACGACGACAAGACGGTCTCGGACCGGACGATCGCCGCGCTCGCCGCCGCGGAGCAGGCCGGCATCGAGGTGTTCTTCGTCACCGGGCGTCCGGCCCGCTGGATGGGCGTGGTCAGCGACCACGTGCACGGTCACGGTCTGGCGATCTGCGCGAACGGCGCGGCCGTCGTCGATCTGCACCGCGGCGGCCGGATCGTCGAGGTCAGCCCCCTGGAGCGGACGGTCGCGCTGGCCGTCGTGGACGCGCTGCGCAGCGCCGCGCCCGGCACCTCGTTCGCGGTCGAGCGCACCGGCGGCATCCACTACGAGCCGCAGTACCCGCCCCTCCTCCTGGACCCGGCCGCGGCCGTCGCACCGGCGGAGAAGCTGCTCGCCGACGACTTCGTCTCGACGCTGTGTCCGGAGGCGAACAAGCCGGACGCCACCCGCGGGCCGGACGGCCGGTCCGCGGCCGCCCACAGCCCCTCCGATTCCGCCGGCCCCGCCTTCCCGGACCAGCCGGTGATCAAGCTGCTGGCGCACCACCCCGAGCTGGACCCCGACACGTTCCTCCAGCTGGCCCGGACAGCGGCGGGCGATCTCGCGTCCTTCACCCGGTCCAGCCCCACCGCCCTCCTGGAGATCAGCGGGCCCGGCGTCAGCAAGGCCGGCACCCTGGCCCGCTGCTGTGCGGAGCGCGGCATCTCCCCGGACGAGGTCGTCGCCTTCGGGGACATGCCGAACGACATAGAGATGCTGAGCTGGGCCGGCACCTCCTACGCCATGGCCAACGCGCACCCGGACGTGCTGGCCGCCACGACGGGCCGTACCGCGTCCAACAACGACGACGGTGTCGCGGCCGTCATCGAGCGGATCCTGCATGACGGCGGCCCACGGGGCGACCGCTCACACTGA
- the pspAB gene encoding PspA-associated protein PspAB yields the protein MGFLDAILGRSKPVRPDLDQLFALPSAAVTLQAAAGFEPTGLGSVCFASVEGATFSRIQEEARSLLDGSVEFTQDAYGYTWLLVRHPPEDVAGLVNDLHAVNTSLEEAGFGPQLLCSLAGFRDERQRSLALVYLYKRGTFYPFSPKEGGGEKRDNPLELQVRAMLGDDLTIEQDLARWFPVWGAPGL from the coding sequence ATGGGTTTTCTGGACGCCATCCTGGGCCGCAGCAAGCCGGTACGTCCCGATCTCGACCAGCTGTTCGCGCTGCCGTCGGCCGCGGTGACTCTGCAGGCCGCGGCCGGTTTTGAACCCACCGGCCTGGGGTCGGTGTGTTTCGCGAGCGTGGAGGGCGCGACGTTCTCGCGTATCCAGGAGGAGGCGCGCTCCCTCCTGGACGGTTCGGTGGAGTTCACACAGGACGCGTACGGCTATACGTGGCTGCTCGTACGGCATCCGCCGGAGGACGTGGCGGGCCTGGTCAACGACCTGCACGCGGTCAATACGTCCCTGGAGGAGGCGGGTTTCGGCCCACAGCTGCTGTGTTCGCTGGCCGGTTTCCGCGATGAGCGGCAGCGGTCGCTGGCGCTGGTCTACCTCTACAAGCGCGGCACGTTCTACCCCTTCTCCCCGAAGGAGGGCGGTGGCGAGAAGCGCGACAACCCGCTCGAACTTCAGGTGCGGGCGATGCTCGGGGACGATCTGACGATCGAGCAGGACCTGGCGCGGTGGTTCCCGGTGTGGGGAGCGCCGGGGCTCTGA
- the htpX gene encoding zinc metalloprotease HtpX, with protein MAQTRFAPDRGLTTRMVTTMFFIGLLYVVVVGVLVVLLKGAWVVVLVISGALFVAQFWFSDRIAAFSMGAREVTPEQAPELHGAVDRLCALADMPKPRVAIAESDVPNAFATGRSQKNSLVCATTGLLRRLEPEELEGVLAHELSHVAHRDVAVMTIASFLGVLAGIITRAALWSGVGRSNRDQNAAIAVLIVTAVSVAVYAISFLLTRLLSRYRELSADRAAALLTGRPSALAAALTKVTGQIARIPTEDLRKAQPFNAFYFAPAFNKESFSRLLSSHPTLEQRLDQLARISGELGRA; from the coding sequence ATGGCACAGACCCGATTCGCCCCGGACCGTGGGCTGACCACACGCATGGTCACGACGATGTTCTTCATCGGCCTGCTGTACGTCGTGGTCGTCGGCGTGCTGGTGGTGCTGCTCAAAGGCGCCTGGGTGGTGGTGCTGGTGATCTCGGGCGCCCTGTTCGTGGCGCAGTTCTGGTTCAGCGACCGGATCGCGGCGTTCAGCATGGGCGCGCGCGAGGTCACACCGGAGCAGGCGCCCGAGCTGCACGGCGCCGTCGACCGGCTGTGTGCGCTGGCCGATATGCCCAAGCCGCGCGTCGCGATCGCCGAGTCGGATGTGCCGAACGCGTTCGCCACCGGCCGCAGCCAGAAGAACTCGCTGGTGTGTGCCACCACCGGGCTGCTCAGGCGACTGGAGCCGGAGGAGCTGGAGGGGGTGCTGGCGCACGAGCTCTCGCATGTCGCGCACCGCGATGTCGCGGTGATGACCATCGCCTCGTTCCTCGGCGTGCTGGCCGGGATCATCACCAGGGCCGCGCTGTGGAGCGGTGTCGGCCGCAGCAACCGGGACCAGAACGCGGCCATCGCCGTGCTCATCGTGACCGCCGTGAGCGTGGCCGTCTACGCCATCAGCTTCCTGCTGACCCGGCTGCTGTCCCGTTACCGCGAGCTGTCCGCCGACCGGGCTGCCGCGTTGCTGACCGGCCGTCCCTCGGCGCTGGCCGCCGCGCTGACCAAGGTCACCGGCCAGATCGCGAGGATTCCGACCGAAGATCTGCGCAAGGCCCAGCCGTTCAACGCCTTCTACTTCGCCCCGGCGTTCAACAAGGAGAGCTTCAGCCGCCTGCTGTCCTCGCACCCGACGCTGGAACAGCGCCTGGACCAGCTGGCAAGGATCTCGGGGGAGCTGGGGCGGGCGTGA